The region TAAGTGAGGCGAGTGCAGAGGCACTCCATCACCCTCCGGCGTCCATGGCAGTGGGTCATGTACACCTCCAGGATGGGTTTGCTGAAGACCTTGGGTTTCCCCATCACACCATCGTACAGCGTGTGCAGGTTCTGGTCGCCCATGTCGTTGGCAAAGCTGTCTTCAAAGTCGGCTTTCTTGCTCGGCTGTTCCACAATCTCCATGAACTTGCGGAACTGGTTGCGGATGTTCTCCTCCACTTGGTGGTACTGGTTGTCCAGCGTCTCCTTCTGGATCTGCAGCAGGGTGCTTTGGTTCTTCTGTGAGATCTCGTCCATCGCCCGGTTCACTTTTCTGAAATCTTGCTTCAGACTCTGGAACTCTTCATCATCAATGTTGTTGAGAACCAAGCGGATCAGCGAGCCCGTCACGCCAAAGATAGGGTTCACCACCGctgctgctgtggagattgtagCAACACACTCCAGGGCTTTCACCAGTCCTGCTTTCAGCTTTTCCCTATCTTTTGATATCTCATTGACAGCCATGGCAAAGATTTCTTCAACTCCTAATGTCTAAAAGGGAAGAAAAGGACACAGTACACCAAAAAATTTATTCATAATATAAACTGAACTACTttcaacacactaacaccaccacatcTGTTCCACTGCAGCACTAATAATTTTCCACCACCcaattcatacctgctctgtggtggtcttgaccattgaggaacagagtgaaaggggactagcaaagtatgaagagcaaccaatggactacagtttgtaattggaGAAAAACATAGTGCAACTTTAaagtcagtgaagctgattaaacggacagtgagtgtagatacaaggaggttattttaatgttatggctgattggtgtatttcATTTCTCTCCTAACGGTACCTGGTATCTACAGAATGGttactttacaagagaaggagAAACGTTTTTAATGTATATCTGAATTCCATGTAAGAATATTTTTGTACAAGTAATTTTTGAGCAGTTTTTTATTATCATATCATTTTCACAAAGTGTTTAGCCTGTGTCATCTAATTGGGTTAAACAagcaaaaatacagaaagatgCATACAACTTTCAAACCATGATTTGGctctaaaaatataattttacaaatgtttgggcacccctggataaattatatatttggctgattttttaactaaattaaaataataactatttataatagcaataatagctaattaaaaagttatttgaaaaaaacatgcaaatgttaaagcacattttatgttttctaaTACGTTAAACTGTGAATATGAAAAACTGCACTAAAGTTAGCAAATGTGTTTCCAAAAGGTTTGCATATAACTGTACTTAAATCAGATTACACAtgaaaaacacaataataaGGGCTGGTTTATCTTAAGTCtgatataaagaaataaatgcatcAAGATGATGACAAAATGACTTTGCACAGGGCATGTTGACTGATAGAGTGAAGAGAAAATGGAGCCAAGTGGAGGATCTTACCTGCTTTGTGTCTGTAGCTGGGCCCTTTCTGATGGTGCTGCTTTAGATAAGCAATAATTTAAGACAGAAGTTCTCCACACATTCTCAGATATCTGATTATATATAGTCTTCTTAAACTGCAGCTGAAACACAATATAAAGCTTATGATTGGCTCCAAAGAAAACCTTACCTTATTTGGACTACCATAATGcgagacatttttaaatgttctgttacttagaaaaacaatttaaaagtgTGAAAGGAAACCAGGATCCAGTTTCTTATCTCTGTGCTTTAAGAGGAAACTTCGTCAACACATCTTAAAAAAGGTTCAGTGTCGGTTAGTCAGTATCTCTCTGCAAATTATTTTAGTATTGTGTGTTCCTCTTGAGTGCGTGCAGTTGTTGGTGCGTCCAAAACATGCAAAATCAAAGTTATATTTCCAGCTAAAGTGAGTAGCACAGTAGTTATGAACAAGACCTGTATGTACCAAATGATACTGGAATTTATTTAGAGATTTCCAAAATGGCCATGAAATGATTCATCTGATCGTTTCTGAAACTATAAGTGATATGTCCAAAATATTGGCcacttcttctgaaatcaagaacAATAGAATGTTTCTCACTTTCTGTGCAGTAACAGGTTCTACTGTACTACAAAGTTTTTGAGTAGATAATGAAACGTCTGTAAGGATTTGAAAGCATTCCATCATGAGAAAATGTCTGAGGTCAGGAACTGGTGTTGGATAAATACCTTTGGGTTACACATCTGAAAGGTTTTAGATGGAACTGTAATGTTGCTGAGGCATCTAAAAGCAGGTGGAGGCTTCTAGAGACCATTTCAATGTCCTGGGTTTCCCTTTGAGAAGATAGGTGAGAGGAACTGTGATGCTGCTAAAACCACATATGAATCTTTGGTTGAAATTCGCAAAGCCCAGGAATCTTTGAAGCTCTTTGATGGATTTAGGTTTTGAGGTCATTGTGTAATTGCTGATACCTTGTTCTGGTATGTAGCCAAGAAGGATTATCTGAGTTTTATGGAATACACATTTTTCCAGTTTAACAAACAAATTGTGTTCTTGAAGATGTGTGAGAACTTGCTTGACATGGTGAATGTGTTCTCTGAGGGTCTTAAAGTAAACAAGAATGTCGTCAATGTAACAGATCATCCATTTATTGGGCATATCTCTAAAAATCATATCTCTATCTCTGTGTCATTAATGAAAATTAGAAGACAGAGGGCGCATTGACCAATCCATAACTCATTACCAGATATTCAAAATGACCTGATGATTTCATGAATGCAGTCTTTCATTCACCCCATCACGAATTCTGATAAGGTTATATGTAGTGTTGCACCGATACGGATACCGTATCAGTATTGGCACCATTGCTggcacttaaacacagtatcGTATCGGCTACAGAGAGCACTGATATCATAGGTGTGCTTGAAATGGTTCTCTACTCACTGTTCCCTACATGAAGTACACAGGGCACAGGACACAACCCATGAAGCAGATACTGACACGCATGCGCGCCACTATATGCAGCTCGAGTTTATATTGGAGCAGATTGTAAACAGACTGGATATTTCACACTACACGACTGTTTTTGTCGGTTTTAACATACTACATGACCCCAGACCCCCcaaccaaacacacaactcacgTTTCCTAGGAGACAAGGATAAATACACTGTACAATCTGTACAAGTATGGTTATTAGTATGGGCActgctgtttgtaaagattCACAAAGAAAATAACATGTAAAATTGGGTCGGGGAGGTGAAAATATGGTTAGTGTGGTCTCTACACATTGCACTGTACTACACAATAGTACACAGTTGTGGCtatgttctaccttaaatggttcagaaactGTGCTAGAGGGAGCCCGTAGCAGTGTTCCATCATTTATGATGaaatggaaaattagaatacaGTAGGAATAAAAGCTGTAACAGCATGTTTTCTGGCTCACTAGGTTCTCCTACAGGTAATGCTCATTACTTGGGGACATATGCAtccagcactatgtaatatattgtagtttttcatagttttactGTTTAATCTGTCCTCGGCTGTAGAGCTTCAATGAACGTGCCGGTGTTTACTTTCtattctctgttctcattggctgttgaagggaCTTGTTCAGCCTTGAGTTGGTGGGGAGTCTACACTACGTGACTACATCCAAAGTCGGGTACAAAAATTGTTTGATATACAGCGACTGGTCTGAATTGCAATTtagaggcaaaaaatatttagaattggGCTAAAAGTCATGTAGTGTGACACCAGCTTAAGGCGTGCCAAACACCACGGACTTCATTCAAGCAACCACAAAGAAGCATGctaacacaggtcagcagcagtccttcaaGTGCATTTCACAGTTGTGACATATATCCTCATGACAGTGTAAAAAGCTGTGGAGCCTGCAACAGGGAAGCTGAGGACTGCTTTGGTGTTACGTCTAGCAGGGATGAGATCAATTTTATGGATAGCTGaacaaactgtgaataattGATCTGGTCTCCTTTACATGATAGCTCTGTTTTGAGACTGCACCTATAAAGAGTGAGTAAAGCACTTTCATCCCAGATGCATTCTGCTGCTAATGTAAGAAACTCCAAAGCAtgttctgctgctgtttttctcaCCTGTTTAAGTTGAAGTAATTGTTCTCCTGAATACTTACCACTAACAGAGTGGTCAAAAATATCACGAAAGACAGATACAAAGTTATTATATGGCAGGTCTATAGCATTCTGTGTACCCCACATAGCAGTAGCACAAGTGAGAGCTCATCCGTAGGAAAAGGGGTTCCTGCTGAAATACTTTGGATTACGTCAGAAAACCATTACAGTGACAAGGACTCCCACCACACTTCTCTGGAATGGCTAGATGAGGAGGGATTGACACTGTTTCTGTGAGAGCTGGTCCAGGTGGCAACAGATGTGCTTGCAGGAGTGAGATTCTGCAGCGCCACAAGCAGCTTACACACTGGACCATGTTATTACATCCATAAAATGTAGCTTTGGTGGTAAACTAACCGTTATAATCAGAGTGCAGCAGAGTCTCTATGATAactaccctaaattctaaaaagatAATAGTTTATCCtagcaaagcattcagcaccaatctcCTAAGCTATGAAAATATGAACCAGTGACCTTACATGTCCCTGGTGAGGAGTGGAGATGGCTTGCAGGACTTCACAAACATGTAGGACTTTCTGGAGCTCCTGTGCAGACACAGGCCTCGTAGCAGTTGAACAGAAGCCATTCCTCTTCTTCCATTGGGCTTTTGGTCAAAAAGGACATAGCCTTAGACATGGCGACCCCTCAGTCGGCGTAGGTGGCATTCTGAGAGTGCATGTGGGGATTCTCCTTCGCAGGATCTGCTTCCTTGTGCGAGCCACAGGCACATTCTGTGGTCTCTTTCATGTTCCAGGCCTGGCGTTGAGCTTTGCTGGATTGAAACTGTAGCTGCCTAATCTTaatttctcattttttattGCCCTGGGGCAACAGTTCTAAACTTATTCGAAGTAGATTCATCTTGGTGTAAATCTACTAATTCACTAATTTACATCTTCTGAACCATGCTATTGCAATTATTATCAAACAATGTTGCTTATACTATCTTGTTAAATACGTTATCACAAGAGCACAGTTGTTTCAAGATAGCCTAGAGTAAGTTGATTACATTTGGGAGATCAATTTATTAggatgtaaaataaaatgttttatgttaACAAAAAGTAATATTATTCAGAGAAAACAATCTCTACACAATTCTTAACCAAAtggcacacacacaatatctaGATATAACAGATAACTTCTATGTGAAGATGCTTGTGGTTCCTGAAGAAAGTTCATACAAAGGGTAATATTAAACACATAATTTTTGATTGTCcaactgaaattaaatttataataTTGAAACTTGTGAAATATAGATCGAATCAATTCCTCAATGGGAATAAAGTAATGTTTGATTCTGTTGTTTTAAGAATCTTTGAGGGTGTAAGAAAAAATAGGGAATTAAGGCTGATCTTTAACCTCTGATTGTAACAGTGTGTTATCATTAAGAATATACTCTGTTCattaattcaatcattcattcattgtccatcaCTCTTTCATCCAGGCCATCATAGAGCATCAAACAtgcacacttatggacactttagaaTAGCCAGTTCACATTGCTCTGGCGCTATCGTCCTCATTCAACAGTTTAAGGTTTTGATTCGCAGTTTCCTTTGTTTCCCCCTAACACTGTCCACTCAGATTTGTCACTTAAATATAAGAAAAAACTCCATGTGCACAGCCCACTGTGTATGTTTTCACTGTtctagtgtgtgtgcgtgcaacTATTGACCATTAAGTATTCATAAAGTATTATTAGTATAAACTCCAGTGAAAGTAGGCCATATTTAGTCTTCTGCAAATCATGTGTAGTCCTACTTTGTCACGTGATGTCTTTGGGTTTTTAAAGCGAATGGCTCTATCTTGAGGCAATAAGTGGAATGGCATCACAGGCTCAATTTGACTTCAcaaatctgaaaataaatggTACGGCAATTCTTCTATTTACTGTACCTGCTTCACCAAGAAAAGTGTTTCTCATTGTTTAGTACATATAGAaatttattaaacataaaaaggCAGCTTTCCACATAGAGATGGTCTGGAGTAGGCCCAATGTTAAttaaaatacagtgaaataattATCATCAATAAATAcactacatttaatatatttaattttggaAACAGTACGTGCATTTAGGTAAcattttttcagttaaataaataaatcaaagctAAAATCATGTTATGAGAAGCATGACATTCTTGCCtgttttaaacagtttagactTGATCAGGATTTCATTCCATTACCAATGTATTACtttcattcatgtttttatttttgtaaataagcACAGGAAATGGCATaattttaggttttaaaatgcTATCTTTATTT is a window of Hoplias malabaricus isolate fHopMal1 chromosome 1, fHopMal1.hap1, whole genome shotgun sequence DNA encoding:
- the LOC136665981 gene encoding protein rapunzel-like, with the translated sequence MAVNEISKDREKLKAGLVKALECVATISTAAAVVNPIFGVTGSLIRLVLNNIDDEEFQSLKQDFRKVNRAMDEISQKNQSTLLQIQKETLDNQYHQVEENIRNQFRKFMEIVEQPSKKADFEDSFANDMGDQNLHTLYDGVMGKPKVFSKPILEVYMTHCHGRRRVMECLCTRLTYLFCIGLIALMGHAAIIGDDEEDLSKEWAGKMENVQKKMQEELEKCK